In Candidatus Roseilinea sp., one DNA window encodes the following:
- a CDS encoding putative acetyltransferase, GNAT produces the protein MTIENDILLAEPSAVAGLVFRRFRGEGDFPKMAALIQACADADQVDDATTPGELANWFAHMTNCDPQKDMLFVEDEASELIAYCQNYWRREEATGHYIYVHTARVSPQWRRRGIGRALLHHMQRRIREVAVAQGHPTDVPRFFHAWAADTEVAAEKLLRSEGYAPVRYSFEMTRPLVAGEDDLPHFPLPEGFEVRPVRPEHWHALWEADVEAFRDHWGFTEPTEENYQGWINWKWFRPELFRVAWDVEKGEIAGAVENFINEDENAKYNRKRGYTEGIFVRRPYRKRGLARALIALSLQMHKDLGMTEAALGVDTENLTGALRVYEACGFRAVKRYTTYRKAIEP, from the coding sequence ATGACGATCGAGAACGACATTCTGTTGGCCGAACCGTCGGCGGTTGCGGGCTTGGTCTTCCGCCGCTTCCGCGGCGAGGGCGACTTCCCGAAGATGGCCGCGCTTATTCAAGCCTGTGCCGACGCCGATCAGGTGGACGATGCGACCACGCCGGGGGAACTGGCCAACTGGTTCGCACACATGACGAACTGCGATCCACAAAAGGACATGCTGTTCGTCGAAGACGAAGCAAGCGAGCTGATCGCCTATTGCCAGAACTACTGGCGGCGCGAAGAGGCCACCGGCCACTATATCTACGTTCACACGGCGCGTGTGTCGCCTCAGTGGCGACGGCGCGGCATTGGGCGCGCGCTGTTACACCACATGCAGCGCCGAATTCGCGAGGTCGCCGTTGCGCAGGGTCATCCGACCGATGTGCCGCGGTTCTTCCACGCGTGGGCGGCGGATACGGAGGTTGCGGCAGAGAAGTTGCTGCGCAGCGAAGGCTATGCGCCCGTTCGCTACAGCTTCGAGATGACCCGACCGCTGGTCGCCGGCGAGGACGACCTCCCGCACTTCCCGCTGCCGGAAGGCTTCGAGGTGCGGCCCGTCCGGCCTGAGCACTGGCACGCGCTGTGGGAAGCCGATGTGGAGGCATTCCGAGACCACTGGGGTTTCACAGAGCCGACCGAGGAGAACTACCAGGGCTGGATCAACTGGAAGTGGTTCAGGCCGGAGCTGTTCCGCGTGGCCTGGGACGTCGAGAAAGGCGAGATCGCCGGTGCAGTCGAGAACTTCATCAACGAAGACGAGAACGCGAAATACAACCGCAAGCGCGGCTACACCGAGGGCATCTTCGTACGGCGGCCGTATCGCAAGCGCGGCCTGGCGCGCGCGCTGATCGCCCTCAGCCTGCAGATGCACAAAGACCTGGGCATGACTGAAGCCGCGCTGGGCGTGGACACGGAGAATTTGACCGGCGCGTTGCGCGTGTATGAGGCATGCGGCTTCCGCGCGGTCAAGCGCTATACCACCTATCGCAAGGCGATTGAACCATGA
- the guaB gene encoding inosine-5'-monophosphate dehydrogenase, which translates to MKAGRWLAFFVSPAMIIREALTFDDVLLTPGYTEVLPGEVDTRARLTKSIMLSIPVLSAAMDTVTEARMAIALAREGGIGVIHRNLTIERQAEEVDKVKRSESGMIVDPITLPPEATLREAEAIMARYRISGVPITRDHKLVGILTNRDIRFVEPSDYDRPVSEFMTSDRLITAPVGTTLQQAQAILAKYRIEKLPLVDAQGNLKGLITVKDIQKRRDYPNAATDSRGRLLCAAAVGVGKDAEARARELIGAGADVIVIDTAHGHSKGVLDTIPHIKRLGNVCVVAGNVVTKEGVRALVAAGADAVKVGVGAGSICTTRIVSGAGMPQITAIMDCAEEAARTDTPIIADGGIKYSGDLVKALAAGASTVMLGSLLAGLDESPGEVVLYEGRRFKDYRGMGSLGAMQGLGKDRYGSGQSGGKTVPEGIEGRVPYKGALRDYIYQLIGGLRSGMGYVGARNLDELRAKARWVRITNAGLTESHAHSVIITKEAPNYQVKG; encoded by the coding sequence ATGAAGGCGGGCCGCTGGCTCGCCTTCTTCGTATCGCCGGCTATGATCATCCGAGAAGCGCTCACTTTCGACGATGTGTTGCTGACGCCGGGTTATACCGAAGTGCTGCCCGGCGAAGTGGACACGCGCGCCCGGCTCACCAAGAGCATCATGCTGAGCATCCCCGTGCTCAGCGCGGCGATGGACACGGTGACCGAGGCGCGCATGGCGATTGCCCTCGCGCGCGAGGGTGGCATCGGCGTCATCCACCGCAACCTGACTATCGAGCGGCAGGCCGAGGAGGTGGATAAAGTCAAGCGCAGCGAGAGCGGGATGATCGTTGACCCGATCACCCTGCCGCCCGAAGCAACCCTGCGCGAGGCGGAAGCCATCATGGCCCGTTACCGCATCAGCGGTGTGCCGATCACGCGCGACCACAAGCTCGTCGGCATCCTCACCAACCGCGACATCCGGTTTGTAGAGCCTTCGGATTATGACAGGCCGGTTTCAGAATTTATGACAAGCGATCGTTTGATCACCGCGCCGGTTGGAACCACGTTGCAGCAAGCCCAGGCCATCCTTGCCAAATACCGAATCGAGAAGCTGCCCCTGGTGGATGCGCAGGGCAACCTCAAAGGGCTGATTACCGTCAAGGACATCCAGAAGCGGCGTGACTATCCGAATGCCGCAACCGACTCGCGCGGACGGCTGCTCTGCGCAGCCGCTGTGGGCGTAGGCAAAGATGCCGAAGCCCGCGCCCGCGAACTCATTGGCGCCGGCGCGGATGTGATCGTTATAGATACGGCGCACGGCCACTCCAAAGGCGTGCTCGACACCATCCCGCACATCAAGCGGTTGGGGAACGTGTGCGTCGTTGCCGGCAACGTCGTGACGAAGGAGGGCGTGCGCGCGCTGGTAGCGGCCGGTGCCGATGCGGTCAAAGTCGGCGTCGGCGCAGGAAGCATCTGCACCACGCGCATCGTCAGCGGCGCCGGCATGCCCCAGATCACGGCCATCATGGACTGTGCCGAAGAAGCCGCCCGCACCGATACGCCGATCATCGCTGACGGCGGCATCAAGTACAGCGGCGACCTCGTCAAGGCGCTGGCGGCCGGCGCTTCGACCGTCATGCTGGGCAGCTTGCTGGCCGGACTGGACGAGTCACCCGGCGAAGTGGTGCTCTACGAAGGCCGGCGGTTCAAGGACTACCGTGGCATGGGGTCGCTCGGCGCGATGCAAGGGCTGGGCAAAGATCGTTACGGCAGCGGTCAGTCCGGCGGCAAAACCGTGCCGGAGGGAATCGAGGGCCGCGTGCCCTACAAAGGCGCGCTGCGTGACTACATCTACCAACTCATCGGCGGGCTACGCAGCGGCATGGGCTACGTAGGCGCGCGCAACCTGGACGAGCTGCGCGCCAAGGCACGCTGGGTGCGCATCACGAACGCCGGCCTGACCGAGAGCCATGCGCACTCGGTCATCATCACCAAAGAGGCTCCGAACTACCAAGTCAAGGGTTGA
- a CDS encoding acetyltransferase gives MDNAEIIPATKKHRRVLRALFELYAHDFSPMTGADVDAHGAFTDDDFPMRWWQMRGDAFHPFLLTVQGVWAGFAYVGEGSYIRPGEDRHWLMEEFFILRKYRGRGVGEWFATQLFDRFPGVWEVGEIHESADAQAFWRKVIGRYTGGRFEEVIVSNEHWEGPVQRFHTTDFPLPSHDA, from the coding sequence ATGGACAACGCAGAGATCATCCCGGCGACCAAGAAGCACCGGCGTGTGTTGCGCGCGCTGTTCGAGCTGTACGCACACGATTTCAGCCCGATGACCGGCGCCGACGTAGACGCGCATGGTGCGTTCACCGACGACGACTTTCCGATGCGCTGGTGGCAAATGCGCGGCGATGCGTTCCACCCGTTCCTGCTGACGGTGCAGGGGGTTTGGGCCGGCTTCGCCTATGTTGGCGAGGGCAGCTACATCCGGCCGGGCGAAGATCGCCACTGGCTGATGGAGGAGTTCTTCATCCTGCGTAAGTATCGCGGCCGAGGTGTGGGCGAATGGTTCGCGACGCAATTGTTTGACCGCTTTCCCGGCGTGTGGGAGGTGGGCGAGATTCACGAGAGCGCCGACGCACAGGCGTTCTGGCGCAAGGTGATCGGCCGGTACACCGGCGGCCGATTCGAGGAAGTGATCGTGAGCAACGAACACTGGGAAGGACCGGTGCAGCGATTTCACACTACCGACTTCCCACTCCCGTCTCATGATGCGTGA
- a CDS encoding ABC transporter ATP-binding protein: protein MEYLKRLLPFARPYRRRIFWVLVFTIGALVTNLMVPQLLGFAVDQGVIALDVQATLFWCAVLVGVAALRSLFYYLQGVYQGMVGTDVVRDLRNSLYRKLQYLPFAYYTKTPTGQIMSRMLSDMDGVEQFVAFGFTAMVTEISTFVFTLIVLLSLDWKLTLIALAPMLLMYFPIARFRLRLDPAWDAVREQMGRLTSVLQENVSGVRVVKAFGREPYAIAQFARENALNRQKNIERGLLEANAFPAMDFVSGVSFLMVILVGALQIVNGALTLGVFTAFTWYIWSLIWPIRLMGWFISLSRQAVASAKRLFEIADAPIAISDPPDARAFEPARGQTPGRVVFEDVCFSYPDDPDTNVLCGLNLTVEPGQTVVILGGTGSGKSSVINLVPRFYDVNSGRVLVDGVDVRDYRLADLRRQIAIVPQETFLFSATLRDNIRFGKPDATDDEVIAAAKVAQVHEFAEKLPKGYDTLVGERGVGLSGGQRQRVALARAVLMNPRILILDEATSAVDTQTETLIQRAMAEVMKGRTSIVIAQRLSTIKNADKIVVLKDGKVAEEGTHETLYAMGGEYRALYDLQFRDQEARDVIDEDGALDEGRTPQVTPA, encoded by the coding sequence ATGGAATACCTGAAACGCTTACTCCCCTTTGCGCGACCTTATCGCCGGCGCATCTTCTGGGTGCTGGTTTTCACCATCGGCGCGCTCGTCACCAACCTGATGGTGCCGCAATTGCTCGGCTTCGCGGTGGATCAGGGCGTGATCGCGCTCGATGTACAAGCGACGCTGTTCTGGTGCGCCGTGCTGGTGGGGGTGGCGGCGCTGCGCAGCCTGTTCTACTACCTGCAGGGTGTGTATCAGGGCATGGTCGGCACGGATGTAGTGCGCGACCTGCGCAACAGCCTGTATCGCAAGCTGCAGTATCTGCCCTTTGCGTATTACACCAAGACGCCCACCGGCCAGATCATGAGTCGAATGTTGAGCGACATGGACGGCGTCGAGCAGTTCGTGGCATTCGGCTTCACCGCCATGGTGACCGAGATCAGCACGTTCGTCTTCACGCTGATCGTGCTGCTGAGCTTGGACTGGAAGTTAACGCTGATCGCGCTTGCCCCGATGTTGCTGATGTACTTCCCTATCGCGCGCTTCCGCCTGCGGCTCGACCCGGCCTGGGACGCGGTGCGCGAGCAGATGGGCCGGCTGACCAGCGTGCTGCAAGAGAACGTGAGCGGCGTGCGCGTGGTCAAAGCCTTCGGGCGCGAGCCATATGCCATCGCGCAGTTCGCGCGCGAAAACGCATTGAACCGGCAGAAGAACATCGAGCGCGGTTTGCTGGAGGCAAACGCCTTCCCGGCTATGGACTTCGTCAGCGGCGTCTCGTTCCTGATGGTGATCTTGGTCGGCGCGCTGCAGATCGTAAACGGCGCGTTGACGCTGGGCGTGTTCACGGCCTTCACGTGGTACATCTGGTCGCTGATCTGGCCGATCCGGCTGATGGGCTGGTTCATCAGCCTCTCGCGCCAAGCGGTGGCGTCGGCCAAGCGCTTGTTCGAGATCGCCGATGCGCCGATCGCCATCTCGGATCCTCCGGATGCCCGCGCGTTTGAACCTGCGCGCGGTCAAACGCCGGGTCGCGTGGTGTTCGAGGATGTGTGCTTTAGCTACCCCGACGACCCGGACACGAACGTGTTGTGCGGGCTGAACCTAACGGTAGAGCCCGGGCAGACCGTGGTGATCCTCGGCGGCACGGGCAGCGGCAAGTCGTCGGTGATCAACCTGGTGCCGCGCTTCTACGACGTCAATAGCGGGCGCGTGTTGGTGGATGGCGTGGACGTGCGCGATTACCGGCTGGCCGACCTGCGCCGCCAGATCGCCATCGTGCCGCAGGAGACCTTCTTGTTCAGCGCGACGCTGCGGGACAACATTCGCTTCGGCAAGCCGGACGCGACCGACGACGAGGTGATCGCGGCGGCGAAGGTGGCGCAAGTGCACGAGTTCGCCGAGAAGCTGCCCAAAGGCTATGACACGCTGGTCGGCGAGCGCGGCGTGGGCCTCAGCGGCGGCCAGCGGCAGCGCGTGGCCTTGGCGCGTGCGGTGCTGATGAACCCGCGCATCCTCATTTTGGACGAAGCGACCAGCGCAGTGGACACGCAGACCGAGACGCTGATCCAGCGGGCGATGGCCGAGGTAATGAAAGGCCGCACCAGCATCGTCATCGCGCAACGCCTGAGCACGATCAAGAACGCCGACAAGATCGTGGTGCTCAAGGACGGCAAAGTAGCGGAAGAGGGGACGCACGAAACGCTGTACGCCATGGGCGGCGAATATCGTGCGCTCTACGACTTACAGTTCCGCGACCAGGAGGCGCGCGACGTGATTGACGAGGACGGCGCATTGGACGAAGGACGGACGCCACAGGTCACACCGGCCTAG
- a CDS encoding reactive intermediate/imine deaminase, whose translation MSNRTLIHTDAAPKAIGPYAQAIVAGGLVFCSGQVPIDPATGELVPGGIEEQTHRSLRNLKAVLEAAGSGLDRVLKTTVFLQNMGDFAAMNAVYATYFPTHPPARSTIEVAKLPRNALVEIECIALV comes from the coding sequence ATGTCCAACCGAACCCTCATCCACACCGACGCTGCACCCAAGGCCATCGGCCCATACGCACAAGCCATCGTCGCCGGCGGACTCGTGTTCTGCTCCGGCCAGGTGCCGATTGACCCGGCCACCGGTGAACTGGTGCCGGGCGGCATCGAGGAGCAGACGCATCGCTCGCTGCGCAACTTGAAAGCCGTCTTGGAAGCGGCCGGCTCCGGCCTCGACCGCGTGCTAAAGACCACTGTCTTCCTGCAGAACATGGGCGACTTCGCCGCGATGAATGCGGTCTATGCGACCTACTTCCCGACCCACCCGCCGGCGCGTTCGACGATCGAGGTGGCCAAGTTGCCGAGGAACGCGCTGGTGGAGATCGAGTGTATCGCTCTAGTATGA
- a CDS encoding N-acetylglucosamine-6-phosphate deacetylase: MRMLIDCGTLALHDRMERNRRVLIEDGVIRAIAAHLDAPTDATVIDARAYIVLPGFIDIHVHGAMDADTMDATPEALQTMAHFFAAHGVTGFLPTTMTAPRERIEAAIENVKRAMAQPPVPNAARVLGAHIEGPFINPKQCGAQPVEFMRPADPHEYCSWLESGAVRLITIAPEVDGAMHLVEDAQRFGVAVAIGHTDATYAQAQAAFAAGANQATHTFNAMRGLHHREPGALGAVMANDAVYAQLICDNVHVHPAAMHVLYKCKGADRLVAITDAMEATGLGDGEFTLGGQRVFVREGVARLAGGALAGSTLTMDAAFRNIIAASGCTLAEASRMCSASPARAVGLDDRKGRIAPGYDADIVILDAELRVVKTIVGGVSE; encoded by the coding sequence ATGCGCATGCTGATTGACTGCGGCACGCTGGCGCTACACGACCGGATGGAGCGCAACCGGCGGGTGTTGATCGAAGACGGTGTGATTCGCGCGATCGCGGCCCACCTGGACGCACCGACAGATGCGACGGTGATTGACGCGCGCGCATATATCGTGCTGCCGGGCTTCATTGACATCCATGTGCACGGCGCGATGGACGCCGACACGATGGACGCCACGCCCGAGGCACTGCAGACGATGGCACACTTCTTCGCCGCGCATGGCGTCACCGGCTTCTTGCCGACGACGATGACTGCCCCGCGTGAACGCATCGAAGCGGCGATCGAGAACGTGAAGCGTGCCATGGCGCAGCCTCCCGTGCCGAACGCGGCGCGCGTCCTTGGTGCGCACATCGAGGGGCCCTTCATCAATCCGAAGCAATGCGGCGCGCAGCCGGTCGAGTTCATGCGCCCGGCGGATCCACACGAATACTGCTCCTGGTTGGAGAGCGGCGCGGTCAGGCTGATCACCATCGCCCCGGAGGTGGACGGCGCCATGCACCTAGTCGAGGACGCGCAGCGCTTCGGCGTCGCAGTCGCCATCGGCCACACCGACGCAACATATGCTCAGGCGCAAGCCGCATTCGCTGCCGGTGCGAATCAGGCCACGCACACTTTCAACGCCATGCGCGGCCTGCACCATCGGGAGCCAGGGGCGCTCGGCGCAGTGATGGCCAACGACGCCGTGTATGCACAACTAATCTGCGACAACGTGCACGTGCATCCCGCAGCGATGCACGTGCTCTACAAGTGCAAAGGTGCCGACCGGCTGGTGGCCATCACCGACGCGATGGAGGCGACCGGCCTGGGCGACGGCGAGTTCACGCTCGGCGGGCAGCGCGTCTTCGTGAGGGAAGGCGTGGCGAGACTGGCGGGCGGTGCGCTGGCCGGCTCGACGCTGACGATGGATGCGGCCTTTCGCAACATCATCGCAGCGAGCGGCTGCACACTGGCCGAGGCGTCGCGCATGTGCTCGGCGTCGCCGGCGCGCGCAGTGGGTCTGGATGACCGTAAGGGGCGGATCGCGCCGGGTTACGACGCGGACATCGTCATCCTCGATGCCGAGCTGCGCGTGGTGAAGACGATCGTTGGGGGGGTCAGCGAATGA
- the yknV gene encoding putative ABC transporter ATP-binding protein YknV, translated as MAAAYEAFEEELEQEAQERPFNYGYFKRMLKYLNPYKAQLGVVGAFVLLGTLANLLEPALIAVIIDQGVMNKDVPLIVGLIGALMVFRLIAWAAGYARIHRINIVSQGVLHDMRSELFTHIQKLSLRFYDNRPVGKIMSRVTSDIGAINELLNGGLTMIIAEGLSLIGIVVIMLAINWQLALACFAALPFFWLIFGSLRNKVETTWMNVRKSASNMNANLNESINGVRVTQAFNRQEHNITRFARINQWNRNANVRAIKLDNLIWPLFDLVGVMGTALLVYVGVVQLNAGLVTVGVITAFIQYLWRFWAPVSALSRVYSQVLSAMASAERVFEFLDTAPEVQDAPNAKPLPPVRGEVKFENVHFKYEATSKSALRGVNLHVQPGQTVAIVGPTGAGKTTIINLIMRFYDPTEGRVLIDGHDLREVTLASLRAQVSLVLQDPFIFSGTIRDNIRYGKLDATDGEIVAAARAVGLDAFVSRLKEGYDYEVEERGGRLSLGQRQLVSFARALLADPRILILDEATSSVDAQTERLIQQALRVLLKGRTAFVIAHRLSTVRDADLILVMRDGQIAEQGTHDELMALHGLYYRLVTAHKTTGADMAPLPSSGSQGASVPPFGAPPAQATASVN; from the coding sequence ATGGCAGCAGCATACGAAGCATTTGAAGAAGAACTGGAGCAGGAAGCGCAGGAGCGGCCGTTCAACTACGGCTACTTCAAGCGCATGCTGAAATATTTGAACCCATACAAGGCGCAATTGGGCGTCGTGGGCGCCTTCGTCCTGCTCGGCACGCTCGCCAACTTACTGGAGCCGGCGCTCATCGCGGTCATCATTGATCAGGGCGTCATGAACAAAGACGTTCCGCTCATCGTCGGGCTGATCGGGGCGCTAATGGTCTTCCGGCTGATCGCGTGGGCGGCCGGCTACGCGCGCATCCATCGCATCAACATCGTCAGCCAAGGGGTGCTGCACGACATGCGCAGCGAGCTGTTCACGCACATCCAGAAGCTCAGCCTGCGCTTCTACGACAACCGGCCCGTAGGCAAGATCATGTCGCGCGTCACCAGCGACATCGGCGCGATCAACGAGCTGCTCAACGGTGGCCTGACCATGATCATCGCCGAGGGCCTCAGCCTGATCGGCATCGTCGTCATCATGCTGGCCATCAACTGGCAACTGGCGCTGGCGTGCTTCGCCGCGCTGCCGTTCTTCTGGCTGATCTTCGGCAGCCTGCGCAACAAAGTCGAGACGACGTGGATGAACGTGCGCAAGAGCGCCTCGAACATGAACGCCAACCTGAACGAGAGCATCAACGGCGTGCGGGTGACGCAGGCCTTCAACCGGCAGGAGCACAATATCACGCGCTTCGCCCGCATCAACCAGTGGAACCGCAACGCCAACGTGCGCGCCATCAAGCTGGACAACCTGATCTGGCCGCTGTTCGACTTGGTGGGCGTGATGGGCACGGCGCTGCTGGTCTACGTCGGCGTGGTGCAGCTCAACGCCGGCCTGGTCACCGTCGGCGTGATCACCGCCTTTATCCAGTATCTGTGGCGCTTCTGGGCGCCCGTCAGCGCGCTCAGCCGGGTGTACTCGCAGGTGCTCAGCGCGATGGCCAGCGCCGAGCGTGTGTTCGAATTTCTGGACACCGCGCCCGAAGTGCAAGATGCGCCGAATGCCAAGCCGCTGCCGCCTGTTCGCGGCGAAGTCAAGTTCGAGAACGTGCACTTCAAGTATGAGGCGACCAGCAAAAGTGCGCTGCGCGGCGTGAACCTGCACGTGCAGCCGGGGCAGACGGTGGCCATCGTTGGGCCGACCGGCGCCGGCAAGACCACCATCATCAACCTGATCATGCGCTTCTATGACCCCACCGAAGGCCGCGTGCTGATTGACGGCCATGACCTGCGCGAGGTGACGCTGGCGTCGTTGCGCGCGCAGGTGTCGCTGGTGTTGCAAGACCCGTTCATCTTCAGCGGCACGATTCGCGACAACATCCGCTACGGCAAACTCGACGCCACAGACGGGGAGATCGTCGCGGCGGCACGGGCGGTTGGGCTAGATGCGTTCGTGAGCCGGCTGAAAGAGGGCTATGACTACGAAGTGGAGGAGCGCGGTGGTCGGCTCTCGCTCGGCCAGCGCCAACTCGTGTCGTTCGCCCGCGCCTTGCTGGCCGACCCGCGCATTCTGATCTTGGACGAAGCGACCTCGTCGGTAGACGCGCAAACCGAGCGGCTGATCCAGCAGGCGTTGCGCGTGTTGCTGAAAGGGCGCACGGCGTTCGTAATCGCGCACCGGCTGAGCACTGTGCGCGATGCCGATCTGATCCTGGTGATGCGCGATGGCCAGATCGCCGAACAAGGCACGCACGATGAACTCATGGCGCTGCACGGCTTGTATTACCGGCTGGTGACGGCGCACAAGACCACCGGCGCGGACATGGCGCCGTTGCCGAGCAGCGGGTCGCAGGGTGCATCGGTGCCACCGTTCGGCGCGCCGCCGGCACAGGCTACTGCGTCGGTGAACTGA
- a CDS encoding multidrug ABC transporter ATP-binding protein: MSILTATNLSQSHGFTDVFTGISVSVAADAKIEVIGPNGVGKTTLLRVLAGIDKPSAGSVHLAKDKRVGYLPQEAMDAFAGDANTLYAEMLGAFDYLHAIEARMRELEEAMADGGAEAIHEYGELQERFAHGGGYEIETRIAQTLDGLGFNRSNWDTPVAHLSGGQKTRALLARLLLEHPDLLILDEPTNHLDVDALEWLEKTLIAWDGALLISSHDRYFLDRVVDRIWEMSRSRIEVYRGNYTAYTQQRDARFERSVFIFNQAKARLENELRIVKRDLDAVKAGNDKVVTWVKGKLRRMTKEIVAIEALGAEALVNERWSDIAEHITVPFPFTYEEAERHVRALRPPSRPERLRMTLVVTRRSGEIVLRTKRLVVGYPGNALFEAGDVTLHWRDRIALIGPNGAGKTTFICTALGVIAPLQGEIELGPSVTVGYFAQAHEALDANARVIEEIVKHKRMSDGEARHYLAQFLFTNDDAFKPVAGLSGGERARLALAILQLKGANLLVLDEPTNHLDIAAQEELQTALEGFEGTILLVSHDRYLIDKLATQIWHIESGKLYVYRDGYAEWMRQRAARAIPTAEGRDEAVLVTKRAAPAETQTSRLAVSDKRSKNAERKRRQQVAELEAHIAVLETKLRALGEAIQSVQGHEEARSLGIEYALAQRELDEALKRWETVAV; this comes from the coding sequence ATGTCCATTCTGACTGCAACCAACCTGAGCCAATCGCACGGTTTCACCGATGTCTTCACCGGCATCAGTGTAAGCGTTGCGGCCGATGCCAAGATCGAGGTGATCGGCCCGAACGGCGTGGGCAAGACCACGCTGTTGCGCGTGCTGGCCGGCATAGACAAGCCATCGGCCGGCAGTGTGCACCTGGCGAAGGACAAACGCGTGGGCTATTTGCCGCAGGAGGCGATGGACGCTTTTGCAGGTGATGCCAACACGCTCTACGCCGAGATGCTGGGTGCGTTCGATTACCTGCACGCCATCGAGGCGCGCATGCGCGAGCTGGAGGAAGCGATGGCAGATGGCGGCGCCGAGGCGATACACGAATATGGCGAGCTTCAGGAGCGCTTCGCGCACGGCGGCGGCTACGAGATCGAGACGCGCATTGCGCAGACGCTCGATGGCCTCGGCTTCAATCGCAGCAATTGGGATACACCGGTTGCCCACCTGAGCGGCGGCCAAAAGACGCGTGCACTGCTGGCGCGATTGCTGTTGGAACACCCCGACTTGCTGATTCTGGACGAGCCGACCAACCACCTGGACGTGGACGCGCTGGAATGGCTGGAGAAAACGCTGATCGCGTGGGATGGCGCACTGCTCATCAGCAGCCACGACCGCTACTTCCTCGACCGCGTGGTGGATCGCATCTGGGAGATGAGCCGCAGCCGGATTGAGGTCTATCGCGGCAACTACACGGCCTACACCCAACAGCGCGATGCGCGCTTCGAGCGCAGCGTGTTCATCTTCAACCAGGCGAAGGCACGGTTGGAGAATGAGCTGCGCATCGTCAAGCGTGACCTCGATGCCGTGAAGGCCGGCAACGACAAAGTAGTGACGTGGGTCAAGGGCAAGTTGCGCCGCATGACGAAGGAGATCGTGGCCATCGAAGCGCTGGGGGCAGAGGCCCTGGTGAACGAACGCTGGAGTGACATCGCCGAGCACATCACTGTGCCATTCCCATTCACGTACGAAGAGGCAGAGCGTCACGTGCGCGCATTGCGCCCACCGTCGCGACCGGAGCGGCTGCGGATGACACTCGTCGTCACGCGGCGCAGCGGCGAGATCGTGCTGCGAACGAAGCGCCTGGTCGTGGGCTATCCCGGCAACGCGTTGTTCGAGGCCGGCGATGTGACGCTGCACTGGCGTGATCGCATCGCGCTCATCGGGCCCAACGGCGCCGGCAAGACCACTTTCATCTGCACAGCGCTCGGCGTCATCGCACCGTTGCAGGGCGAAATCGAGCTGGGGCCGAGCGTGACCGTCGGCTACTTCGCCCAGGCCCACGAAGCACTGGACGCCAACGCGCGGGTGATCGAAGAGATCGTGAAACACAAGCGCATGAGCGATGGCGAGGCGCGACACTACCTGGCGCAGTTCCTGTTCACGAATGACGATGCCTTCAAGCCCGTTGCCGGCCTGAGCGGCGGCGAGCGAGCGCGGCTGGCACTGGCGATCCTACAGCTCAAGGGCGCCAACCTGCTGGTGCTGGACGAGCCGACAAATCATCTCGACATTGCAGCGCAGGAGGAATTGCAGACAGCGCTTGAGGGTTTTGAAGGAACGATCCTGCTCGTCTCGCACGACCGCTACTTGATTGACAAGCTGGCGACGCAGATCTGGCACATCGAGAGCGGCAAGCTATACGTCTATCGCGACGGCTATGCCGAGTGGATGAGGCAGCGTGCGGCACGCGCCATCCCGACGGCAGAGGGTCGGGATGAAGCGGTGCTGGTGACGAAGAGGGCGGCGCCGGCAGAGACGCAGACCAGCCGTCTCGCCGTGAGCGACAAGCGCAGCAAGAATGCCGAAAGGAAACGCCGGCAGCAAGTTGCGGAATTGGAGGCGCACATCGCCGTGCTGGAAACGAAGTTGAGGGCGCTCGGTGAGGCGATACAGTCGGTGCAGGGCCACGAAGAAGCGAGGTCGCTCGGCATCGAATACGCCCTTGCCCAGCGCGAGTTGGACGAAGCGCTGAAGCGATGGGAGACCGTCGCAGTGTGA